Genomic DNA from Schistosoma haematobium chromosome 1, whole genome shotgun sequence:
caAATCTTCTGTCCGTCCAAACATGTTTCTGCAAATTTAAACACCGATATACAACACCATTATCAATGTAGACCAAATTTGTTTTACTAGTCCGATGGACTTGAAAACATATGACATGTACTAGTACATTTATAAAAGTTGTACGACTTATCCAGGTGGTATTTGTTTCTCGTGAAATCCGTTCTCTGTACACAATCAACATGCAGGTTGAAAGCCTCCACAATCTCCAAGCTAAAATTAGAAATGATGAACGTAATCACTCACTGaccaaaaaatatttaactgatGACATTGTCAACAAATATCAGGCGACAAAAACGAGCTTGGGTGGGACTCTAGCTCAGTGTGTGAATACAAGTGAGAACTTTTTTGACTAAAACTCGCGTCTTTTTACTTCGTTTATTGGTATTTTTATCTTCAATATAAGTTGAAGACTTGTATCTCAGAGAAATCAAAATTGTAGATATTAGTAATTATGTTTGAGTGGTATAGATGTTGATTCAGAAACATTTTTTGGTGAATTATTTTTGACGTCTGATTTCACGAAACTGGTTCACCATCCAACGATTTCTACATGATTTCTGCTTTTTCATTCTGTAGTTTTTCCCAAGTTTTATACATTTGAAGAATTTTTGGTACTACTTTAACTTATGGTTATCAGTTTTGGATCTTGAGCAGTGTTCTGATTTACTCATTGCACGGACATACAACTCATTTCTGGATTACTTGTCCTAACTACAGTCAGGAGAATGCATAGTGGAAACGTCTCATTATTAATTAAGATCATAGGTATGTGTTAAAATCATTCGTGCAATCGAGACAAGCCTGTTTATCAATAACCCAGATTAAGTTCGTGTTGAAGACCAAAATTAGTTTACATTCTATACTTTCACTAATTAGTTCTTAGCGCACTTTCTTACGAGCATTCACTGGCTTTTTTTTTAACCGTAATCCCACATCCAGTTGAACGCTATAAATTTTGCTGTTTACCTTTAGTACGTTTATCTAATTTACGTTACCTTCGGgtgtatattatttaaattgCAGATGCTCATAACCCTGGAGCTTTGTTGCCAAGATCATGCGATTTAAATGCATATGAATCCTTCAGGGATTTCTTTGACGCCGTGATTGCAGATTATCATAAGGTTTGTTCAGCCTTATCTTTTACTATTAATAATGGCTTGTGTTCACATATCCATCGTCATCCTCAGTATTAATGGAATGTCTTTTTCAGGTGGAAAATGGCAAAATACAACATCCAAAGTCAGATTTTGGTGACCTCAAGAGTCTATCGTTTACGGATCTAAATGCTTATGGCAATTTAGTCGTATCTACTAGAGTTCGCCTAGGTAGAACGGTTGAGGGGTTTGGTTTTGGCCCTACGTTAACCAAAGACACTCGAATTGAGTTGGAAAAGAAGGTAAGTTCTGTTCGTATAACTTCTTATGCCTACAAAATCCGTAATTTTAAGGCATGAAAAGTTGATTCATTTCCTTATTGTTCTTAGATCTCAACTGCTCTACGTAACTTATCAGGCGAATACGAAGGGACGTATTATCCATTGACAGGAATGTCAGAGGAAGATAGAATCAAACTAGTGAACGATCATTTTCTTTTCAGAAACGATGACAAGTATGTTGTAGCTAAAATGTATTTGTCAAGTTGTCTACTGGTATAATCACTTTTCTGTGTTGAATCAAATTTTAAATTTAAAGTTTCCACGATAATTCTATTTGTCAGTACGTAAACTTTCTGAAGTTAACCTACGGTATTACATTTTTGAAACATTTTTTTGGTAATTTATTTCAAGATGAATATCTGCCCACGTAGTGAAACTTTGTTCTTTACtcattataatgttgattttatTTCGATAAAGTTATGAAGCTTTCATCCGATCATTTGAGAATCAATTACTTTCAAGATATGATTATGTGCATTTTGACTCAAAGCTGTACTTTTTATCTGTCAACACTTTGAGAAAAGGGATAATTCTATTGATTCTCATATAACGTAATTACTTTTGCACATTAAAGAACACTTGTATGCATTTTCTTCAAGTACCTAGGTTCCCTACGTCACCTTCAATCCACCAAATTCTCGAAATAATAAAATAGCTGGTCAAAACGTGCACATGTTCCATCTCTCCCACAATTGCGTTCTAAGTTAAGGTTTGTTGCTTAAAAACGAACATTTTGCCAGTTCTTTTCAAATATTTGGTTAACTGTTAATCAACATCTCCCATCTTCCATTCGtactatttaatttattatcgTCATTTGTTTTGCATTTTACCATATCTTTATCAAGTTCTCGTTTTGACCCACCAGACGATTTGGTTTTAAGAATACATTTACTAAAATTGTGTTTCTATACTGCCACTTCATTTTATCTTTATTAACTTCAATACTGCTTTCATAGCGTTCTTAAAGATGCTGGTGGATACATTGATTGGCCAACAGGTCGCGGTATAttcataaacaaacaaaagaacTTTTTGGTCTGGATTAACGAAGAGGATCACATTCGCGTCATTTCAATGCAAAGGGGTGGTGATTTAATCGCAGTTTACAAACGACTGGCCAGTGTAGGTTTTAGAagtgtttattatatttatttctatGTAATTCATATGTTTTTATACATTTAGAATTTTACTTTTAAGCTAATAGCTTAAACCCTACTGATAAAAACCCGAAGTTGAAGAATAATAAACGTGTAGAAAAAGTTAACCatataatatatgaaaaatgaCAAGAGTAGTCACAAAGTGTAAAGTTTCTAGTCGTTACTTGGTTGATAGTCTGTTTATCAATGCATTCACCCACTAGGTAGCCTCGTGCAATGTGGattcagaagacagtttgaagtttttacttttttatttcaaatattttgtttttaacgAAGCGGAAAGGGTTCAAAGTAGCTGATCTGTTTCCTCTTGTAGATATGTAGAAGAAATTTACTGGAACTTTCAATCCATTCTTACATAACTACAGTTTTTTCATTATCTATTCGGTTTTAGGTCTCTTTTTTAGACAAGGATTTTTATCAGTCCTTGGTAGATTTTCCGACTACCAATATAGAAAAAAAAGTTATGAATCTTCGTTTGGTTTTGATAGCAATCATGATTCCAGAGTGGTCTATTTGATGAACGCAAATGGAGAACAAATATGAACTTCTCCCTGATTAAATCTTGAAAACACTTTACAATTTTGTAGAaacttattcttatttatttcggCATACTTTTCCATAGTAAATGTGTGCAACTTCTAACACTTTGTTGAGTGTCTCTGTATATAACATACATATCACTACGGGTTTAAAAGTCAGAATACTAACCAATTAATACTACCAGGGATTTAGATACGACTGACTTGATAAGGCTGAAGCTTTGTCTCACCACATAAGTAACCTAACTGTATTTAGTCCGTTATTGCTAACCGTGTGCCACAGACTTGATGTTAAGTTTGGAGTGAACATGTCAATGTAAAGTTTGAATAACCAGTGCAGTTGAGTGAGTCGGGGTATGGACCTTCAGCCAAGTGGTTGAAAGTGAAGTATTTGAAGAGCTGTGCCCACGAAATTGATAGTCAACTCCAGTCACTATCTTCTATGAGGGGGGGGGAAAGCAACTTGATAATACAATAAACAGATTTCAAAAACGTTGTATCACAAATAGCTTAGCACGTGTGATATGAATATATGACTAATTAATTTTGTCACTGGTTTAAGTCTGTGATGTTTAGTAATTGTTTTCCATCATCTGTTGCCCTTCATGTTTTCTTGAAATCTATACAGGCAATACAAGAACTGTCCAAATCACTGAAATTCGCATTCAATGATCGTTTAGGGTTTATCACATTTTGTCCATCTAATTTGGGTACGACACTAAGAGCTAGTGTACATGCAAAAATCCCTATGCTGGCTTCATTACCGAATTTCAAGGTTAGTTGGCATTGTGTTTCTGAGTGCTTTGTATTTCTGTATGGAAGTCCATTTTGTAAATGAGAGGTAAAAATATAATGCAAGCACTTAATCTAATATTATCCTTTGTTTCAAACAGAGACTAATCATTTGTGAGGGAAGCCATATGTCCACTTACGATTCAGCCAGTCATTATGTAATGGCAAATAAACCAAATTTTCACAGATATGATCAGCGAAAAAATTGCACTGAGTAAAAATTTAAATTATGTTGAAACAATAAACACAGTTTCTCTTATAAATTTTTCATGGTTTATATTAAGACTGAAATGTGTTCAAGTTAAATATTCTGAGTGGACCTGTATACATTGTATACATGAAACTATTAGCGAAACCCTATCTGGATTTGATTCGGTCGTACCCTGTATCAGTTTGTGTTTTTGATAATAATTTCGTTTTCATCTTTGAATGGTTTGTTAATAATCATATTTTTgtgcaaaatattataaatGTCGTTATAATAAACCCCAAACTGGAACAAAGCAGACCAGGTTTTCTCACCTAACCTAACTTCATTTGCTTACAACTCCATTCTACAAACTTATTACACCCGACTGTTAATTTAACTAGTGTTGGTAATAATACTTTGATTTTGCTACTGAAAAATTAAAATCCTTAGGAAATTTGTGAAAAGCATGGTATACAGCCTCGTGGCACTCATGGAGAACATACTGAGTCAGTTGGTGGTATTTACGATTTGAGTAATAAACGTCGCCTTGGTCTTACTGAGCTTGATGCTGTTACTGAAATGCATTCCGGTGTTCGAGCTTTACTTGAACTTGAAGTTATGTTACAAGAATATAACAAAGGTGCTCCAGGTAATTGCTGTTTTTACTGACTGTATTAGTGGTATGCTTCAATGTTATTTAGTAAAAAGTATATATCTGTACGTATATTCCTCATATGTTATAATAGGTAGGAGCTAAGAGCTAGTTCTATCATGTTACTTTTCTTTCTCATGCGAACTACAAATACTAGACCGTAAATATTGTTCAGCCATAGTGCCAAAGAAAATCAAGGAAAATAGGTTAATAAACACTTTAAAAATATTGGATTTTAGAAGTAAACCAGGGAAGTTATGTACCAACCTAACAACATTTATTCAAGTCGCTTCATTTTTGAATGGTACAGTGATACGAAAACCTAACAGTAGGAACGAAGTCCTTGAGTTGGAAGTATCTGAATCTAGCCTTCTGTTGAGGTGTAATGGCTCAACCTCATGAGTTCATTGACCGCGAAAGACTCGACTGTCGGTTACAGATTAAGGTTCCACTCCTTCATATTAACAAAGTCTCGGATCTTGTCTACTTGATAACTGTTTTGAACCCTGTCAGTGGTAGCATGTGGGAGAGCAGAAAGTAATTATTTGTTAAGAGTTTAGTTGAATATAAAGAATGGATATGTCTGTACCACTGTGATTCATTTTATTACAGTTTGACTTATTATCTAATAATTATATTCCTTCACTCATATTAGCTATAATAATAGTCATTAAATTCTTCATTATGTGATGCTAAAGGAAATCTTGTAAATCACTCCATCACAGGATTCGGTTACCAAGTAGTAACCAATTTTAACCTCATTAGCTCTTAAGTATAAGTGGGCTTCGTTAAGTAAGCTGCTATACTTGATAGTTCGAAATAGTAATACGTAAGGTCAGGCCGTAAACATGGGttttgttataatctctttcttacggttatgacccggctattcctattgcttagtattctcggacaccgattcactcgacaagtccccaaatcagaacacggttcaACAGGAAATAGATTATATTcaaaataacaaggttagatggaagtaagaagcaaatCAGCAGCAATAGGGAAAagcgttagtatatttatagtttttcacatgagaagattccagagtattctccaagtatcgactagtgctgattggataagaattggCCAGTCAGCGTGCACCAATGCAGTCGCGCATTGAGcctgctttaatccagtctatgtccagCTAACAGGTTTAGTGCTACCTACTGTTAAGTATAATCCAACGACTTTGTTTGTGATTAAATTCATATTCTATGGTTCTCTTAGTCTCCTCCTTTAATCTTGTATGTGATCGAATATGGAAACTAAATAATCGCTTAATTTAAGATATATAACCAACGAATATGCGGTTCCTTCAGAAATCATTTAAATGTCAATTAATTTGGCAAATTCCAAAGTTAGCAGTTTACCCACTGAGACCTCATTGTCACATCTCAGTAACATTTGATTTACTGGGCTGATCTCATATGCTAAACGAAAATTAATTTTCAGTCCTAAAGCTAATTCACTTAGCCAGACCTAAGTAACATTAAAATTACGAAACATGTACCACAAAATATCTTACCGTCCATACTGATGTTAAACATATCTTTAACTATTTGTAGCGAGAAGTATCTGTACTAGCTTCGTTTTATGGATTTATTAAACTAGTTCACTCACATAGACCTCTTGAGAGCTTACAGTTGTGTGTCACTGTCATAAATAATTCCTCTCCTTAATATGATCCTGTTTACAGAGGGCGTTATGCCAGTTGAACCATTAACTTACCTGGCCAAACTGCTAGAAGGTGCTTCTATCGAAAAGTGCTATACTCGCAAATATTTGACAccagaaataattaaaaaatatgatgGAAAACGAACAACCCACGGTGCTACCCTAGCTCATATGATACGCAATGGTAAGCTGCTTTTATGAAGTTAATGTGAAGAACGATTCGTTTTTTTTATAATTCCGAACAATTACCAAGTATGGGGCTTTTTTTAATTGGCTTTACATGGGATTAACTGATCTGTTCCCTTGTAGATAAAACGGCAATTCTGGTTAACTTCATTAATCACTAAAGTATTTGATTCTGGTTACTATAAATCCTCAAATTTTTTCTGACATCAATCAGAACTGTCTCGAGACATTTTGAGGCTATTGAGTTCTCTTAGATAAATTTAACTGAAGAGCTTTTAATAGACAGCATTATGGGCACTTGAGTCATGTAGGAGAAGTGCAAACACTACCGTTGGTATTTTGATTACAGGTCTTAACAATGTAGCCGGGAAATATGTTTGAATTATTTACATTAGTCtatgagattatttcaaatatattttaatatatctCTGGCATACTTGGTGCTCAATTTCTGTTACTTTTCTTTCAGATCTTAGCAAGTTTTCACATAAATGACCTGTGGTTGATTGTGTCTGCTGAATTGTAGGCTAAGTGGATGAGACTGTATGGATATATCAACTTGGACGAAAATTGTGCACACATGAGAGAAACAAGTCTGATAAACTGTTAGATTAACAAACATACTAAATGTCTAAGGACTGTTTGCGAAAATGTAGATTAAGTTATAAACTATATTAtacattaaaatacattttaacaGAAAAAAAATCAGGGAAAGTGGTGATGCTTTTAACTCGATTAATTTTATCTAGAGAGATGAACAATCTGTTAATTAATATGAGCATCAATGTAATCCcatatgattaaaataaataatgtcgAATAGTTTTGgacatttaaaaacaaaaagtaTTAGAGTGAACGA
This window encodes:
- a CDS encoding hypothetical protein (EggNog:ENOG410VB6E~COG:C), which translates into the protein MTCTSTFIKVVRLIQVVFVSREIRSLYTINMQVESLHNLQAKIRNDERNHSLTKKYLTDDIVNKYQATKTSLGGTLAQCVNTNAHNPGALLPRSCDLNAYESFRDFFDAVIADYHKVENGKIQHPKSDFGDLKSLSFTDLNAYGNLVVSTRVRLGRTVEGFGFGPTLTKDTRIELEKKISTALRNLSGEYEGTYYPLTGMSEEDRIKLVNDHFLFRNDDNVLKDAGGYIDWPTGRGIFINKQKNFLVWINEEDHIRVISMQRGGDLIAVYKRLASAIQELSKSLKFAFNDRLGFITFCPSNLGTTLRASVHAKIPMLASLPNFKEICEKHGIQPRGTHGEHTESVGGIYDLSNKRRLGLTELDAVTEMHSGVRALLELEVMLQEYNKGAPEGVMPVEPLTYLAKLLEGASIEKCYTRKYLTPEIIKKYDGKRTTHGATLAHMIRNGAYNHRSICPRTGEAECYSTFIDYLDPLICDYHGVKDPAFKHPAPTFGDLSKLPFGDLDPVGKYIVSTRVRVGRSVEGFLFPTIMSKTDRIKLEQVISGALKGLTGEHAGTYYPLTDMKEEDRKQLVEDHFLFKNDDPVLRDAGGYRDWPVGRGIFHNNSKTFLVWVCEEDHMRIISMQQGGDLASVYKRLIEGINAIGKSMKFAHSDKYGYITCCPSNLGTSMRASVLLKIPKLSSQPKKLDEICAKYMLQARGLYGEHTESPDGTYDISNKRRLGLTELQAAHEMAEGVAKMIEIEKGL